In Haematobia irritans isolate KBUSLIRL chromosome 1, ASM5000362v1, whole genome shotgun sequence, a genomic segment contains:
- the LOC142231084 gene encoding uncharacterized protein LOC142231084 has product MSFLKLRVTISILIDDEEKITIRLALSSLAKIFDPLGWLTRITVTDKLFIQHLWKQQIEWDLPLEEGVCVEWKNFTRNLQALKTLKILRWYNITPTSGVQLHGFAGASERAYAAIVYLTVYSKITIVAAKSKVNPIKNANTLPKLELSAAHLLAKLLQKIRKSVTSAVKVYAWSDSMITLAWINNSKNKDKFIKNRVVDILERIPESKWGYVKSKENSADLGSRGVSAETLINNHLWWNGPEWLVTDEMEWKKIDTNSTVSAATRIAAVEDSVYERLMKISSFKKQQRVMAYVLRFIKVLRRNKPGSEHLREDAEMTIIKLHQELEWPAKMRRLRISGEVDHQSKLALLQPKLDESGVMRVGGRLQYLSLPYNQKHPIIVEVSRKYHTKDTL; this is encoded by the coding sequence ATGAGTTTCTTAAAACTTAGGGTTACAATCAGCATACTGATAGATGACGAAGAGAAAATAACAATCCGATTGGCGTTGTCGAGTTTAGCAAAGATTTTCGATCCGTTGGGTTGGCTGACCCGGATCACAGTAACGGATAAACTATTTATTCAACATCTGTGGAAGCAGCAAATAGAATGGGACTTACCATTGGAGGAAGGTGTATGTGTTGAGTGGAAGAATTTCACACGAAATTTGCAAGCACTGAAAACATTGAAAATACTTAGATGGTATAATATAACACCAACCAGTGGAGTACAGCTGCATGGATTTGCAGGTGCATCCGAAAGGGCATACGCAGCAATAGTGTACCTGACAGTGTATTCAAAAATTACGATAGTCGCCGCAAAAAGTAAGGTCAATCCGATCAAAAATGCCAATACACTTCCAAAATTGGAACTTAGTGCTGCACATCTCCTAGCAAAACTACTGCAAAAGATAAGAAAAAGTGTGACATCAGCGGTAAAAGTTTATGCATGGAGTGATTCTATGATTACATTAGCATGGATAAACAACTCAaaaaataaggacaaatttattaAGAATAGAGTGGTGGATATTTTGGAACGAATCCCTGAATCCAAGTGGGGATATGTAAAGTCAAAGGAAAACTCAGCAGATTTGGGTTCAAGGGGCGTttccgccgaaacattaataaacAACCATTTATGGTGGAATGGGCCTGAATGGCTAGTAACAGATGAGATGGAATGGAAAAAAATAGACACGAATTCGACGGTGTCAGCAGCGACGAGAATTGCAGCAGTAGAAGATAGTGTCTATGAAAGACTTATGAAAATTTCGTCGTTTAAGAAGCAACAAAGAGTCATGGCGTACGTTCTCCGGTTTATAAAAGTTTTGAGAAGAAATAAGCCAGGAAGTGAGCATTTGAGAGAAGATGCCGAAATGACAATTATTAAACTGCATCAAGAACTAGAATGGCCGGCTAAGATGAGGCGATTAAGAATATCAGGAGAGGTAGATCATCAAAGCAAATTAGCTTTATTGCAGCCGAAATTGGACGAATCTGGAGTGATGAGGGTAGGAGGAAGACTACAATATTTATCGTTGCCCTACAACCAGAAACATCCAATTATAGTCGAGGTTAGCCGGAAATATCATACGAAAGACACATTGTGA